The following are from one region of the Acetomicrobium sp. S15 = DSM 107314 genome:
- a CDS encoding TRAP transporter small permease subunit, which produces MNVIVRYLTTFSFSFSEELLVNLFVWITMLGASIVA; this is translated from the coding sequence ATTAACGTGATCGTAAGATACCTTACAACCTTTTCTTTCTCCTTCTCAGAGGAGCTCTTGGTCAACTTGTTTGTATGGATCACGATGCTTGGAGCATCTATAGTCGCATAG